A single genomic interval of Picosynechococcus sp. PCC 7003 harbors:
- a CDS encoding AbrB/MazE/SpoVT family DNA-binding domain-containing protein produces the protein MITTTAKWGNSLAIRIPKNLAEELALTEKSTVDLRVIEGKIVITPQTAPSYSLEELLEAITPDNLHGEIDSGLATGNEVW, from the coding sequence ATGATCACAACAACCGCAAAGTGGGGCAATAGCCTTGCCATCCGGATTCCTAAAAATTTAGCCGAGGAGCTTGCTCTCACTGAAAAATCAACTGTCGATTTAAGGGTGATTGAAGGAAAAATTGTGATCACGCCACAAACCGCTCCCAGCTATTCCCTAGAGGAACTTCTAGAAGCGATTACACCGGACAATCTCCACGGAGAAATTGACAGCGGCCTCGCCACAGGAAATGAAGTGTGGTGA
- the mazF gene encoding endoribonuclease MazF has translation MVKHHQVYIPRRGDLIFLDFNPTKGHEQSGHRPAFVISPQTYNAKTSLALLIPITKQRKGYPFEVPLSPNLQIQGVILVDQIKCLDWQVRQVRFVETAPQNIVEEVQAKLKPLIF, from the coding sequence GTGGTGAAACATCATCAAGTTTATATTCCCCGTCGCGGAGATCTTATTTTTCTAGATTTCAACCCGACTAAAGGCCATGAGCAAAGTGGCCACCGACCTGCTTTCGTCATCTCGCCCCAAACCTATAACGCCAAAACTTCGCTGGCATTGCTGATCCCGATCACAAAACAGCGGAAAGGCTATCCTTTTGAAGTGCCACTGTCGCCCAATTTACAAATCCAAGGTGTGATTTTAGTTGATCAAATCAAATGTTTAGATTGGCAAGTCCGGCAAGTCCGGTTTGTGGAAACAGCTCCCCAAAATATTGTTGAAGAAGTTCAAGCAAAGCTAAAGCCATTAATTTTTTAG
- the mutL gene encoding DNA mismatch repair endonuclease MutL → MASIKPLPNDVIQLIAAGEVIDSLAAVVRELAENAIDAGATRINIDIQPQRWQIRVVDNGQGMDLEDLQQCALPHRTSKIGDRQDLAHIKSLGFRGEALHSIAQVAKLTIASCQPNQHGYQLAAHQDTVSDPVLQPMAVGTMVTVTDIFQNFPVRRHALPAIAQQLKTAQQIIYHLALCHPQITWQVTQNNQPWFAIGAGKNAQDILPQLLKSINIQDLIYQYYQASKFLEEYQPSFSQSRLELVLGLPDRCHRHQADWLKLGINGRIVRFPALEQAITKAFVRTLPRDRHPVCFVHLHVPPEQIDWNRHPAKSEIYLQSQALWQEIIPQAIAKSLSFSEASLPRVENQRVLNLIQAAEKSENYSLKSSENQADIVPKNPLQKSLTVIGQARNTYILVEHPEGIWLVEQHIADERAIYEDLHKNWQLISLPQPILLNDLSPKQIEQLTENISLELEAFGENIWRVNTIPRALQDNTDLEAALLELSLGGDLEAAQVAIACRTAVRNGTPLDFLAMQTIIDRWQRCQNPSTCPHGRPIYLALEETSLYRFFRRHWVLGKSHGITEK, encoded by the coding sequence ATGGCCAGCATCAAACCACTTCCCAATGATGTGATTCAACTCATCGCGGCCGGTGAAGTGATTGATTCCCTAGCGGCGGTGGTGCGAGAGTTGGCAGAAAATGCCATTGATGCGGGAGCGACACGCATTAACATCGATATTCAGCCCCAACGTTGGCAAATTCGGGTAGTAGATAACGGGCAAGGAATGGATCTGGAAGATTTACAGCAATGTGCCCTGCCCCACCGGACGAGCAAAATTGGCGATCGCCAAGATTTAGCCCACATCAAAAGTCTTGGATTTCGGGGGGAAGCACTCCATAGTATTGCCCAGGTGGCGAAGCTTACTATCGCCAGTTGTCAGCCAAATCAACACGGTTATCAACTCGCGGCCCACCAAGATACCGTTTCCGATCCGGTGCTTCAGCCCATGGCTGTGGGAACGATGGTGACGGTGACAGATATTTTTCAGAATTTTCCGGTGCGGCGTCATGCGCTACCGGCGATCGCCCAGCAATTAAAGACCGCCCAGCAAATTATTTACCATTTAGCCCTATGTCACCCGCAAATTACCTGGCAAGTAACCCAAAATAATCAACCTTGGTTTGCCATTGGTGCGGGTAAAAATGCCCAGGATATTCTGCCGCAACTGCTCAAATCGATTAACATTCAAGACTTAATTTATCAGTACTATCAAGCCTCAAAATTCTTAGAAGAATATCAGCCTAGTTTTTCCCAGAGTCGTTTGGAATTAGTGCTCGGTTTACCAGACCGTTGCCACCGCCACCAAGCTGACTGGTTAAAGCTCGGTATCAACGGACGAATCGTCAGATTTCCCGCTTTAGAACAGGCGATTACAAAAGCCTTTGTTCGCACCTTGCCCCGCGATCGCCATCCCGTTTGTTTTGTTCATCTCCACGTGCCACCGGAACAGATCGACTGGAATCGTCATCCTGCTAAAAGTGAAATTTATCTGCAAAGTCAAGCCCTCTGGCAAGAGATTATTCCCCAGGCGATCGCCAAAAGTTTAAGTTTTAGTGAGGCGAGTTTGCCACGTGTCGAAAATCAGCGGGTTTTAAATCTCATTCAAGCAGCAGAGAAATCGGAAAATTATTCACTCAAATCATCAGAAAATCAAGCCGATATCGTCCCCAAAAATCCGCTTCAAAAATCCTTAACAGTCATTGGTCAAGCGCGGAATACCTATATTTTAGTGGAGCATCCCGAGGGAATTTGGCTCGTAGAACAGCACATTGCCGATGAGCGCGCCATCTATGAAGATTTACACAAAAATTGGCAATTGATTTCTCTGCCCCAACCGATACTTTTAAATGATTTATCTCCTAAACAAATTGAGCAATTGACAGAGAATATTAGCCTTGAGCTAGAAGCTTTTGGGGAAAATATTTGGCGGGTGAATACCATTCCGAGAGCTTTGCAAGATAATACTGACTTAGAAGCGGCTTTACTAGAACTCAGCCTAGGGGGAGATCTGGAGGCTGCCCAAGTGGCGATCGCCTGCCGAACGGCTGTCCGTAATGGCACACCGCTAGATTTTTTAGCCATGCAAACAATCATTGATCGCTGGCAACGGTGTCAAAACCCAAGCACCTGTCCCCACGGACGCCCCATTTACCTCGCCCTAGAAGAAACTTCTCTATATCGGTTTTTCCGACGCCATTGGGTTTTGGGCAAAAGCCACGGCATTACCGAAAAATGA